One segment of Anopheles stephensi strain Indian chromosome 3, UCI_ANSTEP_V1.0, whole genome shotgun sequence DNA contains the following:
- the LOC118510952 gene encoding TNF receptor-associated factor family protein DDB_G0272098-like produces the protein MKQSSFSEDNFQLHDRADRPSAAELRSMAMRQQQQIDTQHQMLAAKEQRLRFLKSQETLNVVSVAEAERLRRLRERVEAQESKLRRLRALRGQVDLQKTYNVTLGNDLDSIRALFSEKEKELTLAVAKVEALTRQLEELRRDRRGVGTNGISYNLNPNSLNNNGSPAGKELEKLRLELVYRNQLSMQQNARLNMQREVLQQRQIELHSVDKRIVELQSRINKKRILNVQNYKLNAANNNNNPGSGQNHSKTIPSNSNHALHARSSSTHIIPSHSRTLSRGNVVAVEPFNHVPVKSSSVGTGSNHSSSPSPLVNANEKMSQPITSSSDFMQHQQQQQPMQNYQWDHDKLGVMMGGDEAMLLAPESDEKKLAVRQQQQQQYRTRYVENVGIVNGPESAMEDDAATGKGNYSEPQHNMIANDFEMKNASNATSKYDNEKGTFEYFNHNNVEGDLDSATGTANEKGQSRDKSIGAAKTFNNNPEKHQQSNSNQPKANYNFLQNIPLGNLVVPPRKPINSVAPTLAMKHVPSTTGTTNSTSETTSAKITSVTRKVPAGIDSGGAPMNEAQQTSIPASPNNNSRPALPPKPSKPSGIGNAGGTAPFAGLASTGDENSNDTLAGPLASSENDSSSGASYDIPDLSLAATNSKQSTANDKLPIKAKPLTIRKHPFLEQPKLKNFTSSLNPNSGTVTTTGLNKMPNPSAMQQQQQQMTNKRKEAAAAAAAGTGTGGIDSTQYSNYEKDAMHDKKSTPDPGEMINTGRDHPIERLKKLKGGSASGNDGIGNNAESEVTRRKRNFISMAPDSQGNSGNMGIMNGAAGVLSEGSKHKLSRRVSFDPLALLLDASLEGELELVEKTAMQVTNPSAANDEGITALHNAICAGHFEIVKFLVNFGCDVNAQDSDGWTPLHCAASCNNLPMVKFLVESGACLFAATLSDHETPAEKCEEDEEGFDGCSEYLYSIQEKLGILNNGEVHAVFAYESQQPDELSFFVNDKLTIIRKGDEAEREWWWARNTLGKEGYVPRNLLGLYPRLAPSYTDDN, from the exons ATGAAGCAGTCGAGTTTTAGTGAAGATAAT TTTCAGCTGCACGACCGTGCTGACCGACCGAGTGCTGCAGAGCTACGTTCAATGGCAATgagacaacagcaacaaatcgACACACAACACCAAATGCTGGCAGCGAAGGAACAGCGCTTGCGGTTCCTGAAGTCCCAGGAAACACTTAATGTTGTTTCGGTAGCCGAAGCAGAGCGTCTTCGACGACTACGCGAGCGCGTTGAAGCGCAGGAGTCAAAATTGCGCCGCCTTCGCGCTTTGCGTGGTCAGGTGGATTTACAGAAGACCTACAATGTGACGCTGGGCAATGATTTGGACTCGATAAGGGCGCTGTTTAgtgagaaggaaaaggaacTTACGCTAGCTGTGGCCAAGGTCGAGGCGCTAACACGCCAGCTGGAAGAGCTACGGCGCGATAGGCGGGGAGTCGGTACAAACGGCATTTCGTACAACCTGAACCCAAACTCTTTGAATAACAATGGATCGCCCGCTGGCAAGGAGCTGGAGAAATTGCGCTTGGAGCTTGTT TATCGGAACCAGTTATCAATGCAACAGAATGCTCGGCTAAATATGCAGAGAGAAGTACTACAGCAGCGCCAGATAGAACTACACTCGGTGGACAAACGTATAGTGGAACTGCAAAGCCGCATTAACAAGAAAAGAATACTCAACGTGCAGAATTACAAGCTGAATGCGGCgaacaataacaataaccCGGGTTCAGGCCAAAACCATAGTAAAACCATACCATCCAATTCAAACCATGCATTGCACGCAAG ATCCTCATCGACGCATATCATTCCCTCACACTCACGAACCTTGAGCCGGGGCAATGTAGTAGCGGTGGAACCGTTTAATCACGTTCCTGTTAAATCATCGTCTGTAGGAACTGGATCTAACCATTCCTCATCGCCGTCTCCGTTGGTGAACGCGAACGAGAAAATGTCGCAACCAATTACCAGTTCGTCCGACTTTATgcaacatcaacagcagcaacaaccgatGCAAAATTATCAGTGGGATCACGACAAGCTTGGAGTAATGATGGGCGGCGATGAGGCTATGCTACTAGCACCGGAAAGCGATGAAAAAAAGCTAGCTgtccggcagcagcaacagcagcaatacCGCACCCGTTACGTAGAAAATGTAGGTATTGTTAACGGCCCTGAgtcggcaatggaggatgatGCTGCTACAGGAAAAGGGAACTATTCCGAACCGCAGCACAACATGATTGCAAATGATTTTGAGATGAAAAACGCTTCCAATGCAACGTCGAAGTATGACAATGAGAAAGGCACGTTCGAATATTTCAACCATAACAACGTTGAAGGGGATTTAGATTCGGCCACTGGTACGGCAAACGAAAAAGGACAGTCGCGAGATAAGAGCATTGGTGCAGCgaaaacatttaacaacaatccgGAAAAACATCAGCAAAGCAACTCAAACCAACCGAAGGCTAACTACAACTTTCTACAAAACATTCCCTTGGGAAACTTGGTGGTGCCTCCAAGGAAACCAATCAACAGTGTGGCGCCTACGCTTGCCATGAAGCATGTCCCTTCCACGACAGGCACTACGAACAGCACGAGTGAAACCACGAGTGCTAAAATAACGAGTGTAACGCGAAAGGTTCCAGCAGGAATAGATAGCGGCGGTGCACCGATGAACGAGGCTCAACAAACTTCAATTCCTGCAAgcccaaacaacaacagtcgTCCGGCCCTCCCGCCAAAACCTAGCAAACCGTCGGGTATCGGAAATGCAGGCGGTACCGCACCCTTTGCGGGACTTGCCAGTACGGGTGATGAGAACAGTAACGACACTTTGGCTGGACCATTAGCAAGCAGCGAGAATGATTCTTCGTCGGGTGCTTCGTATGATATTCCGGATTTAAGTCTCGCGGCGACCAATAGCAAACAATCGACAGCAAATGACAAGCTTCCAATCAAAGCTAAACCCCTGACTATTAgaaagcatccatttttagAGCAACCGAAGTTGAAGAATTTCACGAGTTCGTTAAATCCCAACAGCGGGACTGTTACTACAACGGGGCTTAACAAAATGCCAAACCCTTCCGcaatgcaacaacaacaacaacaaatgacAAACAAGCGTAAGGaggcagctgctgctgctgctgctgggacaGGCACTGGGGGCATTGATTCCACACAGTACAGCAATTACGAGAAAGATGCTATGCATGACAAAAAATCCACACCAGATCCTGGTGAGATGATCAACACGGGAAGAGACCATCCGATTGAACGCTTAAAGAAACTGAAAGGTGGAAGTGCAAGCGGCAATGATGGAATCGGGAACAACGCTGAAAGCGAAGTTACGAGACGGAAGCGTAATTTCATCTCGATGGCTCCGGACAGCCAGGGCAATTCTGGCAACATGGGAATTATGAACGGTGCGGCGGGAGTGTTGagcgaaggaagcaaacatAAACTGTCTCGCCGTGTTAGTTTTGATCCGCTAGCGCTTCTATTGGACGCCAGCTTGGAAGGTGAACTGGAATTAGTGGAGAAAACGGCTATGCAG GTTACAAATCCAAGTGCTGCAAACGATGAAGGCATCACTGCGCTGCACAATGCCATATGTGCGGGTCACTTTGAAATAGTCAA ATTTTTGGTAAACTTTGGGTGCGATGTGAATGCACAGGATTCTGACGGCTGGACGCCATTGCACTGTGCCGCCAGTTGCAATAATTTACCGATGGTGAAGTTTCTGGTCGAGTCCGGTGCCTGTTTGTTTGCCGCAACACTCTCTGATCACGAAACACCTGCCGAAAAGTGCGAAGAAGACGAGGAGGGATTTGACGGGTGTTCCGAGTATCTGTACA GTATACAAGAAAAGTTGGGCATATTGAATAATGGAGAAGTTCATGCCGTTTTTGCGTACGAATCTCAGCAACCTGATGAATTAAGCTTCTTTGTAAACGATAAGCTCACTATCATCCGGAAGGGAGACGAAGCAGAACGAGAATGGTGGTGGGCACGCAACACCTTAGGAAAGGAAGGTTACGTTCCCAGGAACTTGCTTGGG CTTTATCCACGGCTCGCTCCATCGTACACAGACGACAATTAA